GTGCGCTCGAAGGCGCCGAGAAAGCCCTGCACCTGCAGCGGCTTGCCGTTGGCTGCAAACGGCAGCACGAACACGCGCACGTCCAGGCGGTGCAGAAGCTCCACCACGTCCAGCACCAGGTCCGCTTCCATGTGGGTGGTGAAGGCGTCCTGCACCAGAATCACGCTTTTCGCCCGCTGGCGCTCGGTCAGAAGCGCAAGCGAGGTCGGGGTGGCCTCGGCCACGCCCCAGGCACGCAGCTGCTTTTTCACGCTGGCGCGCGATAGCGTCGGCGAGTCGCTCATGCCGATCGACCGGCGCATCAAACGCTCCATCCAGGGCTTCTGGATCGCGGCGTTGTAGAGCGGCGCCATTTTGGCAAGCCAGGGCAGCGTCCACTCGGTGGCGCCGATCACGTAGTCGCGCACCGGGCGCAGATAGCGCCCGTGATAAACCTCCAGAAACTGCGAACGAAACTGCGGCACGTTCACCTTCACCGGGCACTGGCCGGCGCAGGACTTGCACGACAGGCATCCGGCCATGGCGTCGTACACCTGATGGGAAAAATCGTGATGCTGCTCGCGGCTGAGCGTGTTGCTGATCCGTTTGGGCAGGCTTTTAACAAAGCCAAAGCCCGTTTCGGCCTTTTTCCTGCGCGACTCCTCGACCACATCGATACCGGCGTTGGACTGCAGGCGCAGCCATTCGCGCACCAGGCTCGCGCGGCCCTTGGGGGAGTGGATACGATCGCGCGTCGCTTTCCAGGAGGGGCACATCGGGTCGTCGACGTCATAGTTGTAGCAGGCGCCGTTGCCGTTGCAGTAGACCGCGGCGTCATACGCCTGCCAGGCGCGCTCGTCGATGGTACGGTCGAGCTCGCCGCGAAGGGTCACGCCGTCGATGGTCAATAGCCCCGGGTCGCGGACGACCGGGTCGCGCTCGACCGGGTCGCGCTCGACCGGGTCGCGGTCGACGGCGATCAGCGTCGAAGGCGTCTGGTCGTCGCTGGCAGGTGTAGCGATCTTGCCCGGGTTCAGCTGGTTGTGGGGGTCGAACGCCGCCTTGACGCGCTGCAGGCTCGGGTAGAGTTTGCCAAAGAACTTGGGTGAGTACTCCGAGCGGATACCCTTGCCGTGTTCGCCCCAGAAAAGCCCGCCGTACTTCTGCGTGAGCGCGGCGAGCTCATCGGAAATCTCGCGAATCAGCGCCTGTTGGGCCGGGTCCTTCATGTCCAGCGCCGGGCGCACGTGGAGCACACCGGCATCGACGTGGCCGAACATGCCGTAGTCGAGCCCGCGGGCATCGAGCAGCGCGCGAAACTCACTGATGTAATCCGCCAGGTGCTCCGGCGGCACCGCCGTGTCCTCCACGAACGGCAACGGGCGCTTCTCGCCCTGCACGTTGCCCAGAAGGCCCACCGAGCGCTTGCGCATGCCGTAAACCGTACTGATCTGCTCGCGGCCGCGCGCCTCGGTATAGCCCAGCCGCGTAACGGTGGCGTCACGACCGAGGTGCTCGGTGAACGCCGCCACCCGCTCGGCGAGTGCGGCCTCGTCGTCGCCGCTGAACTCGACCAGGTTGATACCGCCGGTAGGCGGGTCGCTTTCCGGGAAGAACGCGGCCACGCCGTCCCAGACGAAATCCTCCATGGCGAGCTTGAGCACCGTATCGTCGATGGTTTCGATCGAGGTCGGCTGGGCGCTGGCCATCAGCGCCTTGGCATCGCGCAGCGCCTCCATGAAGCCCGGGTAGCGCACGTTGATCAGCGTCGAGTGTTTGGGGATCGGCAGCACGTTGAGCACCGCTTCACTGACCAGACCAAGCGAGCCTTCGCCGCCACACAGTAGGCTGTTGAGGTTCAGCCGCCCCTGATCATCGCGCAGGTGCGCCAGATCATAACCGGTCAGGCAGCGGTTGAGCGGCGGAAAGGTCGCCTCGATCAGCGCGCGCTGCTCATCGATGATGCTGGCCGCGACGCGGTGAACGCGCCCGAGCGCCCCGGGCTCCTCGAGCGCCTTTGCTTCTTCCTCGGCGTCGAGCGCTCGGCTGTGCAGATGGGCGCCGCCGAGCAGTACGGTATCGAGCTCGAGTACGTGATCGCGGGTCTTGCCGTAGACGCAGCTGCCCTGGCCGCTGGCATCGGTGGCGATCATGCCGCCGATGGTGGCGCGATTCGAGGTCGAAAGCTCCGGGGCGAAGAAAAGCCCGTAAGGCTTGAGCGCGGCGTTCAACTGATCCTTCACCACGCCGGCCTGAACGCGCACGCGGCGATTGTCCGCGTCGATCTCGAGAATTCGGTTCATGTGGCGCGAGACGTCCACTACCAGGCCGTCGGTCAGCGACTGCCCGTTGGTGCCGGTGCCGCCGCCGCGCGGGGTGAGCACGATATCGCGGTAGGGCAGCTCGACGGCGAGCCGGGCAAGGCGCTCCAGATCCTCGGCGTGACGCGGGAACACCGCCGCCTGGGGCTGGCGCTGGTAGATGGAGTTATCGGTGGCAAGCACCGTGCGGCTGGCGTGGTCCGGGGCGATCTCGCCCTCGAAGCCACGCGCCTTGAGTGCCTGCAAAAAGCGCATGTAGCGCTCGCCCAGGCCGGAAAACGGGATCTTGCGCGAATCAAGCGAAGCTATCATGGTCGGTCGAGCCGTCATTGCAGCGAATAGAAGAGGCGCTCTACTTTACCGGAGCCCGGCCGCGCGTGCATCTTCGACGCGTTACGGCGCTGCCAGAGCTTGTTCGACGATCGCGGCGCTGCCCGGCGTCATGGGCAGTGATAGCGCAAGCGTATGGGCCCGCTCGGACATCTTGCGCCAGGTTTTCTGCACGATGCGCACCATGTGGTCGTGCTCGATTTTGGTGGCAAACGCCGCGAAGTGGTTCTCCAGAAACACCAGGCAGGCGCAGTCCTCCAGCGTCTGCACGTTGGCGTCGCGCCCCAGCCCCTTCTTGGCGATCATATCCGCGACCCGCTTGGCGTCTTCATCATCGAAGCCGGCCCTGGTCATGATCTCGGCGACGGTTTCGCCGGCGCGCAGGCCCTGATCGCGCCGCCAGGTCAAATAGCCGACCCGCCCCTCGGGGTAGTCGCTGCGCGGCACTTTCCAGCGCTGCAGGTGCTGCGCGCGCACCGCCAGCTGCAATAGCTCATCCGGCGCGCTTTCGAGCGCAAACAGCCAGTGGGTCATGCGCTCGGCGTAGGCGAGCTCCTGCGGCGTCGATTCACCGCCGGGCGCCTCAACGTGGCGAGGGTCTTCGCCGTGAAGCGCATCGATGGCCTGCAGGGTCTGATCAAAAGCGGTCGACATGAGCGCGGTGCCTTTAAAGGAAATCGATGCCTCAGATTGCCGATAAATGGGTGGGATCTCAATGCTGGCCTTCGCAAGGCGGGCTTGGCGTAGCCCCTTGCCGCGCTTTTGCCTACAATAGGACGCTTTATCACCGGCGGCGTGCGCCGTGTTCAACCGATTTAGGCCAAGGAGTCTTCATGCTCGATCCGAAACTGCTGCGTACCGACCTGGATGCGCTGGCATCACAGCTTGCCAAGCGCGGCTATGCACTGGACACGTCGGGTCTCGAGGCGCTCGAGTCGCGCCGCCGCGAGCTGCAGACCCGGACCGAGCAGCTGCAAAACGAGCGTAACACCCGATCGAAGGCGATCGGCAAGGCCAAGGCTCAGGGTGAGGATATCCAGCCGCTTCTGAGCGAAGTCGACGATCTGGGTGGTCGTCTCGACGCCGCGAAGGAGGAACTCGCCGCGGTGCAGGCCGAGTGGGACGATGCGGTCAGCGGCATTCCCAACGTGCCCCACGAAAGCGTGCCCGAAGGCAAAAGCGAAGACGACAACGTCGAGCTGCACCGCTGGGGTACGCCGCGAACCTTCGATTTCGAGGTGCTCGACCACGTCGATCTGGGCAAGAAATCCGGCTATCTCGATTTCGAACTCGCATCAAAACTCACCGGCGCGCGCTTTGCCGTCATGCGTGGGCCGATTGCGCGCCTGCACCGGGCGCTGGCCCAGTTCATGCTGGACACCCAGACGCTGTCCCACGGCTACGAAGAGTGCTACGTACCCTACATGGTCAACCGGGACTCGCTGATGGGCACCGGGCAGCTGCCGAAATTCGGCGAGGACCTGTTCAAGCTCGACGACGAGCGCGAGTACCACCTGATTCCCACCTCGGAAGTGCCGCTGACCAACTTCGTGCGTGACGAGATCGTCGAACAGGCCCAGCTTCCCATGAAGCTGACCGCGCACACGCCGTGTTTTCGTAGCGAGGCAGGTGCCTACGGGCGCGATACCCGCGGCATGATTCGCCAGCACCAGTTCGACAAGGTCGAGATGGTGCAGATCGTCGAGCCGGAGAAGAGCTACGAGGCACTGGAGGAGATGCGCGGCCACGCCGAGGCGATCCTTCAGGCGCTGGAGCTACCGTATCGCGTGGTAACGCTGTGCACCGGCGACATGGGCTTTGGCGCGGCGAAAACCTATGACCTGGAAGTGTGGCTACCAAGCCAGGAAACCTTCCGCGAGATCTCGTCGGTGTCCAACTGCGAGGATTTTCAGGCGCGTCGCATGCAGGCGCGCTACCGTAAGCCGGACACGAAAAAGCCCCAGCTGCTTCACACCCTGAACGGCTCGGGGCTGGCAGTGGGGCGCTGCCTGCTGGCGGTTCTGGAGAATCACCAGCAGGCGGATGGCTCGGTCGTTATTCCTGAGCCGCTGCGTCCGTATCTTGGTGGTCTCGAGCGTCTCGCTCTCTAGCACCACGCTCGTCACCGCGCTCGCCGTCGTTCTGGCCGGCGAGTGCCCATTCGACGTTGACACCGGCATCGATGCGAATGATGCCGGGGCGGTACTCGGCGTTGGGTTCATCGCTGGCGCCGCTCGGGGCGCTTTCGGCGCGCATCGCCATCATGCGCGGCTGGAACACCGGGGCCTGGGTTTCGGCGATATGCTGCACGTCACCGAGCTCGGCGCCCAGCGTTTGGGCCATGAGCTCCGCCTTGCGCTGCGCTTTCTCGAGCGCCATCACCAGCGCCTCGTCGGTCGCCGCTTCGCGGTCCTTGAGATCGAACTGGACACCGTCCAGCGCGTTGACGCCGGCATCGACCAGCGCGTCCAGCACGTCGTTGAGCCGGTCGATGTCTGAGAGCTCGATATCGAAGGGGCGCTCGACCCGCGTGCGCACCATCATCTCCTGTTCGCCACCCTGGCCCTGGGGCTGGTTCATTTGCTCTTGATAGACGTTGAGCGAGCCTGCGCTAATGGCGCGCTCACTCAGCCCGGCCTCTTCCATCGCCTCGATCAGCTGGCGCGAGCGCTCTTCCAGGCGCTGGCGGGCCTCGCCAAGTGCGCCCTGTTCGCTATCGTCGAGCGATGACACAGCGGGGGTGTTTTCCCAAAGCCTGGCCGAGAGGCTCGCCTTGTCCGGTTCGACTTCGACGAAGGACTGGGCCTGAACGCTAAGCCCGGGGGGCTGCGTCGGCATCGTCGAGGCCTGGGCGGCACCGGCGCAGAGCAGGGCGGCCAAGGCCGTGCCGGCTACGTGAGTGCGAAGTTTCATCATCGAGCGAGCGTACGGGTTTAAAGTCATAAAACGATTCCTTGTAAAAGCGCTGGACGAAAGCGTCCGTCGAAGTGATCCGGGAAGGGCTCTAAGCGAACACGACTTGGAAGATCACGCCGGCAATAAGTTCACTTATCAAGCGTAGTCGTAAAACAGTTGCTTATTATATGCACCGTTTGTTAATTGAGCGGCGAGCAGCCATTATGTAAGGATCAATCTCAAGGAATGGGCCATGCAGAAGTTGTCGGATAAGGATTATCGCAGCATCCCCTTGAACGCGACGCTGGCGATCGCGGCGCTGGTGGTCATCGTCACGGGGATGAAGCTTGGCTCGGATCTACTGGTACCGCTGCTGCTGGCCATTTTCATCGCCGTGGTGTGTACCTCGCCGGTGCATTGGCTGCACCGCCACGGTGTCGGTATGCGCATGGCGGCGTTGATCACGCTGGTGGTGCTGGCCGCCTTCTTTTTGCTGCTCGGCGTGCTGGTGGTCAATAGCTTCAGCACCTTCATCGACGCGCTGCCGGATATCGAGGCGCGTCTCTACGAGCACTACTGGAGTATGCTCAATACGCTCTCCGCTCGCGGCGTGGCCATCGACCCGGATCAGCTGAGCAGTGCCTTGGCGATGGAGGACGATGGCTCGTGGGTGGCAGTGCTGGTCAGCGAAGTCGGGGCGATCATGATGCAGGGCAGTGTCGTGTCGCTGCTGGTCATGTTCATGCTGTTCGAGACGCTCAACTTTCGCTCCAAGGTGGCCCGGGCGCTGGAGAATCCGGCGCCGAGCCTCAAGCGCTTTGCCGAATTCAGCGCCACGTTGAAGCGTTATCTGGCGATCAAGACCGTGATCAGCCTGGCGACCGGCGTGCTGGTGTGGCTTTCGTGCTTGATGATCGGGGTCGAGTTTCCGCTACTCTGGGGCGTACTTGCCTTTGCGCTCAACTTCATTCCCAACATCGGCTCGGCGTTGGCGGCGGTGCCGCCGGTATTGCTGCTGCTCGTCGCTCAGGATGGGGGCGTGCTGCAGGCGTTGATGCTGGCCTCGGCGTATCTGGTGATCAACTTCGTCATGGGGAATTTGATCGAACCGCGAGTCATGGGACAGGCGCTGGGACTTTCCACCTTCGTGGCGTTTTTGTCGCTGGTAGTATGGGGCTGGATCTTCGGTGCGGCGGGGATGCTGTTGTCGGTGGTGTTGACCATGACGCTCAAGATCGCGCTCGACAGCCACCCGCAGACGCGTTGGATTGCCCATCTTCTGGGGCCGGGTACGCGCCAGCTGCGGCGAAGCGTCAATCACGGTGGCGATCCCAGTAAGGCGCCCTGGCGGCGCAAAAAGCCGGACCCGGAGCCTTTGATCAAGAAACCGGAAGCCAGCGAATAACCGGATGAACAGCAGGGCCCAAACGCAACACGGGGCTACCGCGAAAGCGGTAGCCCCGTGTCGTTTAGGCGCCTTGTCAGCGCCAGACGCTGGGCATTGAGCCTTATGCGTTCTGGTCGATGAACTGCGTCAGCTGGGATTTGGACTGCGCGCCGACCAGTGAAGCGACCTTGGTACCGGACTTGAACAGCATGACGGTGGGGACGCCGCGAACGCCTTGTTCAGCGGCGATCTCCGGGGCGTCGTCAACGTTGACGCTGACCACTTTCAGGCCGTCGCCGCGCTCGGATGCTACTTCGTCGACCACCGGTGCCATGACCTTGCACGGGCCGCACCAGGGGGCCCAAAACTTCAGCAGCACCGGCTGCTCGGCGTTGAGGACTTCCTGTTCGAAATTGGCGTTGGTGACATCTACATTGGTAGCCATTTACATCTCCTGATTACGTTGCTCTTACGATTCGTTGCCTTCACTGAGCAACGGCTATTACGCGATAGAATAGCGCATGTTTATCGCGCCAGGTGCCACGATGGTAGCGCCCGCCGCCTAAACTGGCAACTTTCACCCGGCTTTGACCGCCTGGGGCGATTAAATTATAGGGTGCCAGGCTTTCATATTTCTTATACTATAAGGGAATTAAGGGAATATTTTTTATTCAAATTTATGCGTTTAGCGGTTTGGCCCGCTTTGGGTCGCCGCGCGCGAACGTATGGCAGAAGAGGCGCTTTGAGCGGCTTCTTCGGGACGCAAGGTAGATCACATGAAGCTACAGCAACTTCGCTATATCTGGGAAGTGAACCGGCACAATCTCAACGTCTCGGCCACGGCTCAAAGCCTTTTTACGTCTCAGCCCGGCATCTCCAAACAGATCCGCCTTCTGGAAGACGAGCTGGGCGTGGAAATTTTTGCTCGAAGCGGCAAGCACCTCACCCGTGTAACGCCGGCGGGGGAGTCGATCATCGAGCTGGCAGGCCAGGTGCTTAAGCTTACCGACAACATCAAGCAGGTGGCCCAGGAGCACAGCGACGAACGCCGTGGGAGTTTAGCGATCGCCACCACGCACACCCAAGCGCGCTATGCGCTGCCGCCCGTGATAAGCGCCTTCACCCAAAAATATCCGGAAGTGGCGCTGCACATGCAGCAGGGCACGCCCAAGCAGATCGCCCAGATGGTCAGCGAAGGCCAGGCGGATTTCGCTATCGCCACCGAGTCGCTGGAGCTTTTTACCGATCTGATTTTGCTGCCCTGCTACCGCTGGAACCGCTGCGTGCTGGTGCCCAAGGGCCACCCGCTCGCTGAGCTCGATGGGCCGTTGACCCTGGAGGCGCTTGCCGAGCACCCGCTGGTCACCTACGTGTTCGGCTTTACCGGCCGCTCGCAGCTCGACGACGCGTTCAAGGCCCGGGGGCTTACGCCTAACGTGGTACTCACCGCCGCCGATGCCGACGTGATCAAGACCTACGTGCGCCTTGGCATGGGCGTAGGGATCGTCGCCCATATGGCGGTCGATGAGGCGCTGGATAGCGACCTGGTCGCGCTGGAGGCCGGCCACCTGTTTGCAAGCTCCACCACCAAAATCGGCATTCGCCGCGGCACCTTCATGCGCGGCTACATGTACGATTTTCTCGCCCGTTTCGCCCCGCACCTGACGCGCGAGCGCGTCGATGAAGCGCTCAACATCGGCCCGCGTCAGGAGCAGGGGCTGTTCGAGGGCGTCGAGCTGCCCGAGTACTGAGTTTATTCACGCTCACCCCGTACTCGCCAACGAAAAGGCGCCGCTTAGCGGCGCCTTTTTTGGTAGAAGCGGGCTATCCAGCGCCTAGTGCTGCAGGTGCAGGCCACACTCGCGCTTCTCTTCCACCTTGGTGGGGTCGAAATAGTCGAAGTTGTTGGGGAGATCATGCGCCTGCAGGTACTCGTACATATCCTTTGCGCTCCAGTGCAGAAGCGGCGCCACTTTCAAAAGGCCGTCGGCGTTTTGGCTCAGCGGCTGCATTTTGGCGCGCTCCGGCGTGTCCTCGGCGCGCAGCGCGGTCAGCCAGACGTCCGGGCGCATCTCCTTGAGCGCGCGCTCGAACGGCTCGATTTTGACTTCCTGAGTGAAGGCGTCGTGGCGCGGGTCGTCGATACCCGGCACGGGGCCCTCAAGCGCTTCACGGTGGGCGCGGGTGCGCTTGGGCAAAAAGCTGACGATATTCAGGTCCAGCCGCTCGATGATCTCGTTGGCAACGCGGTAGGTCGCCTCGGTATTGTAACCGCTGTCCATCCAGACGATCGGGATGTCCGGGCGCACCTGAGTCGCCATGTGCAGAATGACCGCCTCGAAGGGGCGAAAGTTGGTCGTGCAGATCGGGCGCTCGCCCTGTTTCAATGCCCATTCGATCAGGACGTGGGGGTCATTGGCGTGATCGCGATTCATGGCTTCCAGTGTTGACGACATGCGGCCTCCTGCGCTTTGAGCGAAACGTCGAACGCTAGGCTACCAAAGGAGATAGCGCGCGCCCCAATACCGTTTGGTTTGGCTTTTATATTACTTTCAGAATCAAAAAGCCTGTCACTTATTCCAGCGCACCGATCAGGTGGCAGATTTTATCCAGCGTCTCGGTGTACTCCTCCTGCGCTTGTGAGTCTGCCACCAGCCCACCGCCCCCCCAGACGTGCAGCGCGCCCTGATCCGCCACCATGGTGCGAATCGCGATCGAGGTGTCCATATGCCCCCGCACGTCGACGTAGCCAAGGCTTCCGCAGTAGACGCTGCGCTGGCAGGGCTCGAGTTCGTCGATGATCTGCATGGCGCGAAACTTGGGCGCGCCGGTGATCGAGCCGCCGGGAAACGCCGCCGCTAGAAGCGATAGCGCCGACTGATCCTCGGCCAGCGTGCCCTGTACCACGCTGACCAGATGGTGCACGTTGGGGTAGCTTTCGAGCGCGCAGAGTTTGGGCACGTGAATACTGCCCGGCCGGCATACCCGTCCCAGGTCGTTGCGCAAAAGATCCACAATCATCACGTTCTCGGCGCGATCCTTGACGCTGGCCAAAAGCGCTTCGGCCAGCGCCTGATCCTCTGCCGGTGTCTTGCCCCGAGCGCGGGTGCCCTTGATCGGGCGGGTTTCGACCTCACCACTCGCCACCTGAATGAAACGCTCCGGCGACAGCGACAGCACCGCCTGATCCTTCCAGGTCATGAAGGCGGAAAACGGCGTGGGCGTGGCGCGGCGAAGCCGCTGGTAGGCCTGCCACGCATCGCCTTCGAAAGGGGCGGACAGGCGCTGCGCCAGGTTGATCTGGTAGCAGTCGCCGGCGCGAATGTAGCGCTGTACCGCCTCGAAGCGCTCGACGTAGGCGCGCTGATCGAGCTCGGCCTCGAACGCCCCGGTCAGTCGGAAGTCATCTGGTTCGGGCGCGGGCGCGTCGAGCCACGCAAGAACCGTGTCACGCCGCGCAGGGGAGGCGACCAGCCAGGCCTGGCCGGCGTGATGGTCGAGCGTGATGCACCAGTCGTAAAGCCCCAGCCGCGCCGCGGGAAGCGACGTGGCGCTCTCGTGGCGGCTTTCGATGCCCTGCTGGGCGAGGCCGAACTCATAGCTCCAGTAGCCCATCAGCCCGCCCATAAAGGGAAGCTCGCTTTTCTCGACGGGTGGGGGAAGCTGCGCGAGTAGCCAGGCCTTGAGCGCGAAAGGGTCGTCCAGAAGCGCCCTGGGCGGTACAAGCGTGTCGGTGTCGAGCGCCACGGCGCCGCGCGCGTCGATCTCGAGCGTAGCGATAGGGTCACTGACCAGAATATCGAAGCGCCCGCTTTTGGCCGCCGGGCGGCCACTGTCGAGCAGGATGGCGCCTGGGCGGTGCTTGAGCCGGGCAAACAGCGCCAGTGGGTCCTGGGCGTAGGGAAGGGCGGTAATGGTGAACGACGCGCTCATGACTCGGTGCCTTGCGGTTGGGCCGGTTATTCTAGTGAGCGTGCTCGTCGAGGGCCAGTCGCGCATCGGCTTATTTTCCACGCGTGGTGCTCATCATTTTAGTTTTTCTCTTCGCCTGCATTGTAGACATTTCGGAGCAGCACTTTTGTTTTCTCCCACCAAAGTGCCATAAAACGCGCCTTGAGTGCGGTTGACGCTCGGTGGGTCGCGGGCTAAAGTGCCGGTAACTCTCTTTATTGTCGACAATTAGCCATGACCGCCATTAGCAAAGTGCCCAAGCCGCGCGTTGACAGCGCATTCGATCCCGATACGCCGGAAGTGCGCACCCTGGCCGAGCGGGTGTTTCACCAGCTGCAAAGTGCCATCGTGCGCGGCGAGCTGCCGCCGGGGAGCAAGATCACCGAGCCCGGGCTCTCCAAGAGTTACGGTATCTCTCGCGGGCCGCTGAGAGAAGCGATGCGCCGACTCGAAGCGCACCGGCTGATCGAGCGCGTGCCACACGTGGGCGCCCGGGTCGTCAAGCTCTCGATGAAGGAGCTGATCGAGCTATTCGACGTGCGCGAGGCGCTCGAGAGTATGGCCGCCCGCCTGGCCGCCGAGCATATGGGGCCAAAAGAGATTCAGGGGCTGCGCGACGTGTTGGCGGTGCACGAGAGTCAGTCGGATCTGCAGCGCGGCGAGGCCTACTATCAGCGCGAAGGCGATCTCGATTTTCACTACCTGATCGTGCAGGGCAGCCACAACAGAATGCTGATGAACCTGCTCTGCGACGATCTTTACTATCTCGTGCGCCTCTACCGCACCCAGTTCAGCGCCAGCGGCGCCCGGCCCCAGCGCGCCTTCGTGGAGCATCATCGCATCGTCGATGCCATCGAAGCCGGCGACGCCGAGCTTGCCGAGCTGTTGATGCGTCGCCACGTCAGCGCCTCCCGCGAAAACGTCGCCGACCGCTACGCGGCGATGCTGGCCGACGGCCAGACCGATTCATAGCGGCTTTTTTATAGCACCCTTTTTATAACAACATCGACAGGAGAGATCATGTCCACGCACGCACCTTCTTCGCTCACCCCGGGCGCCCGGTTTCGCCAGGCGCTGCAGGATCAGCGTCCGCTGCCCATTCTTGGCACCATCAACGCCTACACCGCGCTCATGGCCGAGCGGGTGGGGCACCAGGCGATCTATCTTTCCGGCGGCGGGGTGGCCAACGCTTCCTTCGGGCTGCCGGATCTGGGCATGACCACCATGAACGATGTAGTCGAGGATGCCCACCGCATCTGCGGGGCCACCGACCTGCCGCTGCTGGTGGATATCGATACCGGCTGGGGTGGCGCGTTCAACATCGCCCGCACCGTGAAGGAAATGGAGCGCGCCGGGGTGGCGGCGGTGCATATCGAGGACCAGGTGGCCCAAAAGCGCTGCGGTCACCGGCCGAACAAGGCGATCGTCTCGCAGAGTGAGATGGTCGATCGCATCAAGGCGGCGGCAGATGCCAGGCGTGACCCGGACTTTTACCTGATCGCGCGCACCGACGCCTTCCAGAAAGAGGGGTTGGATGCCGCGATCGAGCGCGCCAACGCCTGCATCGAGGCCGGCGCCGACGCTATTTTTGCCGAAGCCGTGCACACCCTCGATGACTACCGCGCGTTCTGTACCCGCGTGGACGCGCCGATTCTGGCCAATATCACCGAGTTTGGTGCCACGCCG
The window above is part of the Halomonas sp. GD1P12 genome. Proteins encoded here:
- a CDS encoding SIMPL domain-containing protein, whose product is MTLNPYARSMMKLRTHVAGTALAALLCAGAAQASTMPTQPPGLSVQAQSFVEVEPDKASLSARLWENTPAVSSLDDSEQGALGEARQRLEERSRQLIEAMEEAGLSERAISAGSLNVYQEQMNQPQGQGGEQEMMVRTRVERPFDIELSDIDRLNDVLDALVDAGVNALDGVQFDLKDREAATDEALVMALEKAQRKAELMAQTLGAELGDVQHIAETQAPVFQPRMMAMRAESAPSGASDEPNAEYRPGIIRIDAGVNVEWALAGQNDGERGDERGARERDARDHQDTDAAAQE
- the trxA gene encoding thioredoxin, with the protein product MATNVDVTNANFEQEVLNAEQPVLLKFWAPWCGPCKVMAPVVDEVASERGDGLKVVSVNVDDAPEIAAEQGVRGVPTVMLFKSGTKVASLVGAQSKSQLTQFIDQNA
- the serS gene encoding serine--tRNA ligase — protein: MLDPKLLRTDLDALASQLAKRGYALDTSGLEALESRRRELQTRTEQLQNERNTRSKAIGKAKAQGEDIQPLLSEVDDLGGRLDAAKEELAAVQAEWDDAVSGIPNVPHESVPEGKSEDDNVELHRWGTPRTFDFEVLDHVDLGKKSGYLDFELASKLTGARFAVMRGPIARLHRALAQFMLDTQTLSHGYEECYVPYMVNRDSLMGTGQLPKFGEDLFKLDDEREYHLIPTSEVPLTNFVRDEIVEQAQLPMKLTAHTPCFRSEAGAYGRDTRGMIRQHQFDKVEMVQIVEPEKSYEALEEMRGHAEAILQALELPYRVVTLCTGDMGFGAAKTYDLEVWLPSQETFREISSVSNCEDFQARRMQARYRKPDTKKPQLLHTLNGSGLAVGRCLLAVLENHQQADGSVVIPEPLRPYLGGLERLAL
- a CDS encoding phosphoadenosine phosphosulfate reductase family protein, whose protein sequence is MSSTLEAMNRDHANDPHVLIEWALKQGERPICTTNFRPFEAVILHMATQVRPDIPIVWMDSGYNTEATYRVANEIIERLDLNIVSFLPKRTRAHREALEGPVPGIDDPRHDAFTQEVKIEPFERALKEMRPDVWLTALRAEDTPERAKMQPLSQNADGLLKVAPLLHWSAKDMYEYLQAHDLPNNFDYFDPTKVEEKRECGLHLQH
- a CDS encoding AI-2E family transporter, with protein sequence MQKLSDKDYRSIPLNATLAIAALVVIVTGMKLGSDLLVPLLLAIFIAVVCTSPVHWLHRHGVGMRMAALITLVVLAAFFLLLGVLVVNSFSTFIDALPDIEARLYEHYWSMLNTLSARGVAIDPDQLSSALAMEDDGSWVAVLVSEVGAIMMQGSVVSLLVMFMLFETLNFRSKVARALENPAPSLKRFAEFSATLKRYLAIKTVISLATGVLVWLSCLMIGVEFPLLWGVLAFALNFIPNIGSALAAVPPVLLLLVAQDGGVLQALMLASAYLVINFVMGNLIEPRVMGQALGLSTFVAFLSLVVWGWIFGAAGMLLSVVLTMTLKIALDSHPQTRWIAHLLGPGTRQLRRSVNHGGDPSKAPWRRKKPDPEPLIKKPEASE
- a CDS encoding FAD-binding and (Fe-S)-binding domain-containing protein, translated to MIASLDSRKIPFSGLGERYMRFLQALKARGFEGEIAPDHASRTVLATDNSIYQRQPQAAVFPRHAEDLERLARLAVELPYRDIVLTPRGGGTGTNGQSLTDGLVVDVSRHMNRILEIDADNRRVRVQAGVVKDQLNAALKPYGLFFAPELSTSNRATIGGMIATDASGQGSCVYGKTRDHVLELDTVLLGGAHLHSRALDAEEEAKALEEPGALGRVHRVAASIIDEQRALIEATFPPLNRCLTGYDLAHLRDDQGRLNLNSLLCGGEGSLGLVSEAVLNVLPIPKHSTLINVRYPGFMEALRDAKALMASAQPTSIETIDDTVLKLAMEDFVWDGVAAFFPESDPPTGGINLVEFSGDDEAALAERVAAFTEHLGRDATVTRLGYTEARGREQISTVYGMRKRSVGLLGNVQGEKRPLPFVEDTAVPPEHLADYISEFRALLDARGLDYGMFGHVDAGVLHVRPALDMKDPAQQALIREISDELAALTQKYGGLFWGEHGKGIRSEYSPKFFGKLYPSLQRVKAAFDPHNQLNPGKIATPASDDQTPSTLIAVDRDPVERDPVERDPVVRDPGLLTIDGVTLRGELDRTIDERAWQAYDAAVYCNGNGACYNYDVDDPMCPSWKATRDRIHSPKGRASLVREWLRLQSNAGIDVVEESRRKKAETGFGFVKSLPKRISNTLSREQHHDFSHQVYDAMAGCLSCKSCAGQCPVKVNVPQFRSQFLEVYHGRYLRPVRDYVIGATEWTLPWLAKMAPLYNAAIQKPWMERLMRRSIGMSDSPTLSRASVKKQLRAWGVAEATPTSLALLTERQRAKSVILVQDAFTTHMEADLVLDVVELLHRLDVRVFVLPFAANGKPLQVQGFLGAFERTAEKQAKRLRALAEFSIPFVGIDPAMTLTYRQEYVKALGREAVPDVLMLQEWLVTQTQALASFKGRLADPGYRLLSHCTEKTNAPGSPKAWQQVFAAFGLELELLATGCCGMSGTYGHETRNVATSKVIYAQSWQPQVEATENADRLLATGYSCRSQVKRYSERTLAHPLQALLRCLKAAAPA
- the cysB gene encoding HTH-type transcriptional regulator CysB, with the translated sequence MKLQQLRYIWEVNRHNLNVSATAQSLFTSQPGISKQIRLLEDELGVEIFARSGKHLTRVTPAGESIIELAGQVLKLTDNIKQVAQEHSDERRGSLAIATTHTQARYALPPVISAFTQKYPEVALHMQQGTPKQIAQMVSEGQADFAIATESLELFTDLILLPCYRWNRCVLVPKGHPLAELDGPLTLEALAEHPLVTYVFGFTGRSQLDDAFKARGLTPNVVLTAADADVIKTYVRLGMGVGIVAHMAVDEALDSDLVALEAGHLFASSTTKIGIRRGTFMRGYMYDFLARFAPHLTRERVDEALNIGPRQEQGLFEGVELPEY
- a CDS encoding DUF4202 domain-containing protein, with product MSTAFDQTLQAIDALHGEDPRHVEAPGGESTPQELAYAERMTHWLFALESAPDELLQLAVRAQHLQRWKVPRSDYPEGRVGYLTWRRDQGLRAGETVAEIMTRAGFDDEDAKRVADMIAKKGLGRDANVQTLEDCACLVFLENHFAAFATKIEHDHMVRIVQKTWRKMSERAHTLALSLPMTPGSAAIVEQALAAP